TGCCGCTCACCGACCCGCTCCAGCAGCCCGTCAACGAGCCCCCGGGCCGCGTCGTGCCCCGTCGTCCGGAAGGCCACGCGTACGACGCAGCCCGGCTCCTGCGGCGCTCCGTGCGGCAGCATGCTGCGGTACAGCCGGAAGCGGCCGGGACCGGAATTGCCCACGTCCCCCACACCGTCCAGCACCGCCGCGATCCGCTCGCTCAGCCCGGTGTTCTCGGTCCGTACGAACTCCCGGTGTGCCGCATCGCTCGTCCACTGCGCGTAATTGAGCACACTGCGCCCGTCCGTCCCCGCGAACAGCACCCGCGACAGGAAGCCCGCCGGCAGCGGCGTCTCCTCCCAGGCGTGGGCGACACCGTCCAGGACGGCCCGCTGGCCCGCCGGACTGCCCGCGTCCCACTCGCTGATCAGTACGGCACCGGCATCCACCCGCCGGATCTCCGGGAACACATCGGTGCGGAACCCGGCCCGCGTCCCGGGTCCGCTACCGGGACGGGTCTGTGCGTCATGAGAAGAAGTCATGCCACGACCCTGCAATCTCAACCTCAGTTGAGGTCAAGCGCCCGTCGGGCTGCCCGTATCGCCGCCCGACACACAGGTGGGGCGGCACGCCGAAGCGCGCCGCCCCATCCTGTGGCACCCGAAAACCGGGCTCCTAGCGGTAGTTCACGAACTGCAGGGCGAAGTCCAGGTCCTTGCCCTTCAGCAGCTGCTGCACCGCCTGCAGGTCGTCCCGGCTCTTCGAGCTGACCCGCAGCTCGTCGCCCTGCACCTGCGCCTTGACGCCCTTCGGGCCCTCATCGCGGATGATCTTGGCGACCTTCTTCGCGTTGTCCTGCGAGATCCCCTCCTCGATCGAGGCGAAGATCTTGTACTCCTTGCCCGAGGCCTGCGGCTCGCCGGCATCCAGCGCCTTCAGCGAGATCCCGCGCTTGACCAGCTTGGACTGGAAGATGTCGAGTACGGCCTTCACCCGCTCCTCGGCGTTGGCCCGCATCTCGATCTTCTCGCCCGACCACTCGATCGACGCGCCCACGCCCTTGAAGTCGTAGCGCTGCGAGATCTCCTTGGCGGCCTGGTTGAGAGCGTTGTCGACCTCCTGCCGCTCTACCTTCGAGACGATGTCGAAACTGGAGTCGGCCATGTTGAGTTGGCTCCTCGTACGTAGATCCGTCAGGGGTGCGGCCCGTCCCCGGACCGCCTGCCAAGCCTAGCCACCCGTCCAAGATCCAGCGCTCCCGAATCGAGTGGCGGACCACCCCCAGCCATCGGGTATGGTTTACGTCGTTGCCACGGAGCACCGCCCCAGAGCGGGTCTCCCGGCAGCAAACCTTGGCGGTGTGCCCGAGCGGCCAAAGGGAGCAGACTGTAAATCTGCCGGCTCAGCCTTCCCAGGTTCGAATCCTGGCGCCGCCACAGCGGAGGAACCCCTCCGATCTGCTGAAACAGCAGATCGGAGGGGTTTTTCGCGTGTCGGCACCACCGGCCCGCGCCTCGCCCCCCGGAGTCGGCCGTACTCCGGCTCGCCCGGCACTCCTGGCTCTCCCGGATCTCAGCGCGCGCTGCCGATGTTGCGGTCGGCGTCGGTGCCCTGGAGCAGCAGGGTGGTCTCCTCGATGCGGCTGAACCGGCCGTCGGGCGCGAGGTCGGCGAACACATAGACCTCGGTGCGCACGGTCGAGCCGTCCTTCTTCGTGATGTGGGCGGTGTGCCGGTCGGCGTACTTGCTGCCGTCGTGGAGCTCCTCGTGCACCTGGACATGGCCGCCGGCGACGAGGGTGCGCAGGTGGGTGATGTGGTCGAGGAACCCGGCGCGGTCGGCCCACTGCCCGTCCGTGCGCTGGCGGTACTCCGGGGTGAAGTGGCGGTCGGCGGCTTCCTGCACGGTGAGGTCGTGGTGGAAGAGCAGGTCGTTCAGGGCGGCCTCGATGCCGGTGCGAGCCATGGGACTTCCTCTCAGAAAGTGCGTGCGCCGCGCACGCATCTCCGTCACCATAACAGGAGATGCGTGCGCGGCGCACGCTATTCTTGTGCTGTGGAGAACGAAGTGGGACACGAGATCGCAGACGCGCTGGGCCTCCTGCTCAGGCGCACCACCCGCACGCAGCTGCACAAGCAGCTCACCGAGGGCATGGGGGAGGGGGTGGACGAACTGACGTACCCGGTGCTGAGCGCACTGGCCCGGACCGGGCCCCGCAGCGCGGCCGACCTGGCTCCCGACGTCGGGGTCGACCGCTCCGGCGTCACCCGGCGCGCCTCACGGCTGGAGGCCGCCGGCCTCATCCGCCGTGAAGCGGACCCCGACGACCGGCGCGCACACCTGCTCGTCCTCACCGAGCAGGGCCAACGCGCAGTGGCGGAGCTGCGGGCACGTCTGGCCGCTCACATCATGGCGAGCCTGTCCTCATGGCCGCCGGGCGAGGCCGAGGCATTCGCCCAGCGCCTGCGCCGTTTCACGGTCGAGGGCCCGTTCACCTAGGGCGGCCGTTGTGCGTCAGGGGCTGGTCCCTCCAGCCGGAGGCATTCGACGCCCCCGCCCGCTTTCGCTCCCGGCCCGGAGTTCAGCGATTTCCCCGAAGGGGTTCGTCAACTTGGGGGATTGCAGCGCCAGTTGGGCAGCGTGAGCGGCAGGGGCGGCGCCGTCCACACTTCGGGCATCTCAGGCGCGCATTCCACGCCCCGCCCCGAGCCACGACCGGCGCGAAAGCCGACCGGGCCCCGGCCCACACCGGCCGACCCGGCCCCCGGCCCACACCGGCCGACCCGGCCCCGGCCCGCACCCCGCGGACCGTGGCCCGGTCCCGTCCGCCCACCCGGCGGACGCCGTCCTCAGTGCCCGGCCACCGCCCGCACCGCTTCCTTCACCGGTACCTCCCCGCTGACCAGCTCCAGCGTCCGGCCGATGGTGCCCGGCTCGTTGAGCAGCTCCGCCAGGACGGCCGCGACATCGTCCCGGGGCACCTCGCTGCGGCCGGTCGCGTCGGCCAGCGTCACCAGGCCAGTTCCGGGGTCGTTGGTCAGCCGGCCGGGCCGCAGGATCGTCCAGTCCAGCCCGGCGCGGGCCCGTACGTCCGCGTCCGCGGCACCCTTCGCCCGCAGGTACGCGGCGAAGACCGGGTCGGTGCCCTCGGGGGGCTCACGGTCCGCTCCCATGGACGAGACGACGAGGAAGCGCCGTACCCCTGCGGCCTCGGCCGCGTCCGCGAAGAGTGCCGTGGCGCCGCGGTCCACCGTGTCCTTGCGTTCGATGCCACTGCCCGGGCCCGCGCCCGCCGCGAAGACGGCCGCGTCGGCGTCCTCCATGTGCCGGGCGACGTCCTCCACCGACGCCGACTCCAGGTCGCAGACCACCGGCTCGGCTCCCGCGGCCAGCACGTCACCGGCCTGCTCCGGCCGGCGGATGATGCCCGCGACCTCGTCCCCGCGCTTGGCGAGCAACCGCTCCAGCCGCAGCGCGATCTGACCATGTCCACCTGCGATGACAATGCGCATGATCCCGACCGTACGCCGAAGCCCCGCCGCGGGGCGCGGGACCGGCCGGGGGCGGGGTGCCTTCTCGCCGCCGCGGCTCAGCGCTGCGACTGCCGCGGCAGCTCCAGCGCCACATCCGCCGCCGAGTCGCAGTACTCGCGCACCGCGCTGGTACGGGCCACCACCCGCCCGCGGTGGATCACGATCCGGCTGTACGCGAGCGAGAGCACCCCGGCGATCCGCTCACCGCGCACCGCCAGCAACTCCGCGGGGAAGCCCGCCTCGACACGTACCTCCGGCAGCCCCAGAGTCGCCCGCGCCGCCGAACTCACCGTCCCGTAGGCCGCCTCCGGCGTGGCCTCGCCCAGGGAGGCCAGCAGATACGCCGCCTCCAGCGGGTCACCGCGCCCCACCGGGTTCGCCACGTCCCGCAGCGCCCCGCTGCCCGCCGCCACCTGGACGCCGGCCGCCCGCAGCAGCCGTACGGGCGCCGGCCGCGACACCCGCGAGCCGTACCGCTCCAGGCCCGTGCAGTCCCCCTGCGGCAGACAGACGACGGCGACCCCGGCGGCCGCCAACTGCTCGGCGACCCGCGCCGCCACGCTCCGCGGCATCCGCGCCATCCCGGCGCACGGTCCGAGGGCGACGCCCGGCCGCAGCCCGCCGGACATCGCCGCGAACCGCGCCAGCCGCGCCGGATCGTCACCATCGGTGTGCAGATCCACCGGGCAGCCGTGCTCCCCGGCCAGCTCCAGGACCGTCTGGACGTACCCGGCCGGATCGGGGTCGAGGTCCGGGCAGCCGCCGATCACCGAGGCGCCCATCTTCACCGCGTCCCGCAGCATCGCCAGCCCGTCCGCCCCGGCCACCCCGGTCAGCACCCGCGGCACCGCGACCGCCGCCAGATCGGCCAGCCCGCGCAGCGACCTGCGGGCCTGCAGCACCGCCTCCAGCGAGCGCAGACCCTGGACGTCGCCGATCCTGACGTGGCTTCGGGAGGCGGTGGCGCCGTGCCCCAGCTGCAGCAGCGCGGCCTCGGTCGTCCGCCGCTGGACGTCCTCGGGGGAACTGGAGGCGGGGCCGTCGGAGTCGGCCGTCAGGGCGGTGTCGCAGTGCGCATGGGGTTCGACGGGGGCCGGGAGCAGGAGGTAGCCGGCGAGGTCGACCCGGGCGCCCTGCGGGGCGAGGCTGCCGGCCGTCCCGACGGCCTCGATACGTCCGCCGCCGAGCCGTACGTCCACCGTCCGCCCGTCGGCGAGCCGGGCGCCGCACAGCACCAGCGCGCCGTTTTCCGACCTCGCGAACCGGCCGGGCCCGCCGGGCTTTCCCGGCTGCGGCTGCGGCGAACTGCTGTCGGACATCGCGCTCCTCGAAGGCACCGGCGTGCAAGATCACGCAGCGTTCTTCCGAGCCTAGGCCGCGGCCGGGAGAGCTTCGCGCAGGCGCGAAATAGTCGTACCGGTGTGGTGCGCGAGGCGGCTGGGGCACGGCCCGGATACGGATTTCACGTTTGGCGGCGGGCCGTGTAATGTCTTCATCGCTCGCCCCAATAGCTCAGTCGGCAGAGCGTCTCCATGGTAAGGAGAAGGTCTACGGTTCGATTCCGTATTGGGGCTCTGATGTGTGAGGTTCCCGCCTTCGGGCGGGGTCCCCTCGCATCACAGCGGTGTAGCTCAGTCGGTAGAGCAAGCGGCTCATAATCGCTGTGTCACCGGTTCAAGTCCGGTCACCGCTACTGACAGTAGCCGATTGTGGGGTCGGTCCTCCGATCGGCTACTCTTTTATGCGTTAATCCGACCACCCGTCCGTCCAAGGAGCACTCACGTGGCTGCCACCGACGTCCGCCCGAAGATCACGCTGGCCTGCGTGGAGTGCAAGGAGCGGAACTACATCACCAAGAAGAACCGGCGTAACGACCCGGACCGTCTTGAGATGAAGAAGCACTGCCCCCGTTGCAACTCGCACACCGCGCACCGCGAGACGCGATAACACAGGCTCGTCCGTGAGGCCGTCCCCATTCGTGGGGGCGGCCTCACGGCGTTATCACCATCAGTACAGGGAGGTTGCGAGCCCATGGCGCTCGACCAGTCTTTTGTCGGACGCACGTACCCGCCCACCGACCCGTACGAGGTCGGCCGGGAAAAGATCCGCGAATTCGCCGAGGCGATCGGTGACCCCAACCCCGCCTACACCGACACCGAAGCGGCAAAGGCACTCGGGCACTCCGATGTGATCGCACCGCCGACTTTTGTGTTCGCCATCACTTTCAAGGCAGCGGGTCAGGTCATCGAGGACCCGCAACTGGGTCTGGACTACAGCCGGGTGGTGCAC
This genomic stretch from Streptomyces nigrescens harbors:
- a CDS encoding nuclear transport factor 2 family protein, which produces MARTGIEAALNDLLFHHDLTVQEAADRHFTPEYRQRTDGQWADRAGFLDHITHLRTLVAGGHVQVHEELHDGSKYADRHTAHITKKDGSTVRTEVYVFADLAPDGRFSRIEETTLLLQGTDADRNIGSAR
- a CDS encoding YajQ family cyclic di-GMP-binding protein, which encodes MADSSFDIVSKVERQEVDNALNQAAKEISQRYDFKGVGASIEWSGEKIEMRANAEERVKAVLDIFQSKLVKRGISLKALDAGEPQASGKEYKIFASIEEGISQDNAKKVAKIIRDEGPKGVKAQVQGDELRVSSKSRDDLQAVQQLLKGKDLDFALQFVNYR
- a CDS encoding MarR family winged helix-turn-helix transcriptional regulator, producing MENEVGHEIADALGLLLRRTTRTQLHKQLTEGMGEGVDELTYPVLSALARTGPRSAADLAPDVGVDRSGVTRRASRLEAAGLIRREADPDDRRAHLLVLTEQGQRAVAELRARLAAHIMASLSSWPPGEAEAFAQRLRRFTVEGPFT
- a CDS encoding amidohydrolase family protein, with protein sequence MSDSSSPQPQPGKPGGPGRFARSENGALVLCGARLADGRTVDVRLGGGRIEAVGTAGSLAPQGARVDLAGYLLLPAPVEPHAHCDTALTADSDGPASSSPEDVQRRTTEAALLQLGHGATASRSHVRIGDVQGLRSLEAVLQARRSLRGLADLAAVAVPRVLTGVAGADGLAMLRDAVKMGASVIGGCPDLDPDPAGYVQTVLELAGEHGCPVDLHTDGDDPARLARFAAMSGGLRPGVALGPCAGMARMPRSVAARVAEQLAAAGVAVVCLPQGDCTGLERYGSRVSRPAPVRLLRAAGVQVAAGSGALRDVANPVGRGDPLEAAYLLASLGEATPEAAYGTVSSAARATLGLPEVRVEAGFPAELLAVRGERIAGVLSLAYSRIVIHRGRVVARTSAVREYCDSAADVALELPRQSQR
- a CDS encoding MaoC family dehydratase N-terminal domain-containing protein, which encodes MALDQSFVGRTYPPTDPYEVGREKIREFAEAIGDPNPAYTDTEAAKALGHSDVIAPPTFVFAITFKAAGQVIEDPQLGLDYSRVVHGDQKFAYTRPVRSGDRLSVTSTIEAIRTMAGNDIIDIRGEVHDEAGEHVVTAFTKLVARAAKEA
- the rpmG gene encoding 50S ribosomal protein L33, whose protein sequence is MAATDVRPKITLACVECKERNYITKKNRRNDPDRLEMKKHCPRCNSHTAHRETR
- a CDS encoding antibiotic biosynthesis monooxygenase → MTSSHDAQTRPGSGPGTRAGFRTDVFPEIRRVDAGAVLISEWDAGSPAGQRAVLDGVAHAWEETPLPAGFLSRVLFAGTDGRSVLNYAQWTSDAAHREFVRTENTGLSERIAAVLDGVGDVGNSGPGRFRLYRSMLPHGAPQEPGCVVRVAFRTTGHDAARGLVDGLLERVGERQQGDGGIASHFHISEDGDRVVNYSEWTDPESHEREVGRALQPQGQVLSYIDSLPGVEPLGFRRYVAPRGLVRG
- a CDS encoding NAD(P)H-binding protein, which encodes MRIVIAGGHGQIALRLERLLAKRGDEVAGIIRRPEQAGDVLAAGAEPVVCDLESASVEDVARHMEDADAAVFAAGAGPGSGIERKDTVDRGATALFADAAEAAGVRRFLVVSSMGADREPPEGTDPVFAAYLRAKGAADADVRARAGLDWTILRPGRLTNDPGTGLVTLADATGRSEVPRDDVAAVLAELLNEPGTIGRTLELVSGEVPVKEAVRAVAGH